In the Candidatus Electrothrix sp. GW3-4 genome, one interval contains:
- a CDS encoding DUF4469 domain-containing protein, producing MATIQWRPQVNALTTPLSYRIQYVPRNTAGYSEMATDISSTHPFYSADLILSLAPLIMEWIQGRLLNGDQVTLKDAFNFRTPLSGKLTKPNDPLPKGTDHLHVRVTPSRNFVKKIRQKARLERLPMDEKLPLITSCQDTTLQLRNVLNPDGILQLSGTNLFFAGDDPKLGCWLRGTRSGERRQSTYGPIANTATLLIPDIPPQKAAWNNEYLLNLRTQYTKHGTLRTGIYQRRLRTPLKVPGLGQAHPPETGILSGSSPSPLVVIIGGTVSAAEQLRIQAVLDLRQDQLLLSLLDMEEMGRKGTEVPVLDNGDTPLPGFTDSAVSSLTIRVQDYLALKKLIHDHYQGRLVDILNVQYAA from the coding sequence ATGGCTACTATCCAATGGCGCCCACAGGTCAACGCCCTGACCACCCCCTTGTCCTACCGCATCCAGTACGTGCCACGCAATACTGCGGGCTACAGCGAGATGGCCACAGACATCTCCTCGACCCACCCGTTCTACAGCGCTGATCTGATCCTTAGCCTGGCGCCCCTGATCATGGAATGGATACAGGGACGCCTGCTCAATGGTGACCAGGTCACCCTGAAAGATGCCTTTAACTTCCGCACCCCCTTGAGCGGTAAGTTAACCAAACCCAATGACCCTCTGCCCAAGGGCACAGACCATCTGCATGTCCGGGTCACACCCTCCCGCAACTTTGTTAAGAAGATACGGCAGAAGGCCCGCCTGGAACGCCTGCCCATGGATGAGAAGCTGCCCCTGATCACCTCCTGCCAAGACACCACCCTCCAGCTCAGGAACGTGCTCAACCCGGACGGTATCCTCCAGCTTAGCGGGACGAACCTCTTCTTTGCCGGGGATGATCCCAAGCTGGGCTGCTGGCTCAGGGGCACCCGGAGCGGCGAGCGCCGCCAGTCCACCTATGGTCCCATCGCCAACACAGCAACCCTGTTGATCCCTGACATCCCGCCCCAGAAGGCAGCGTGGAATAATGAGTACCTCCTGAACCTGCGCACCCAGTACACCAAACACGGCACCCTGCGTACCGGTATCTACCAGCGCCGCTTGCGTACCCCCCTCAAGGTCCCTGGCCTCGGGCAGGCCCATCCACCTGAGACCGGCATCCTCAGTGGCAGCAGCCCAAGCCCCCTGGTGGTTATCATTGGCGGTACGGTCAGCGCAGCTGAGCAGCTCCGTATCCAGGCCGTTCTTGACCTGCGCCAAGACCAGCTCCTGCTCAGCCTGCTGGATATGGAGGAGATGGGTCGGAAGGGAACCGAGGTACCGGTGCTGGACAACGGGGACACTCCCCTGCCCGGCTTCACTGATTCTGCGGTGAGTAGCCTGACTATCAGGGTCCAGGATTACCTGGCCCTGAAAAAGTTGATCCACGACCATTATCAGGGCAGGCTGGTGGATATCCTCAATGTACAGTATGCTGCTTAA
- a CDS encoding SGNH/GDSL hydrolase family protein has product MRKATRKTLRRLLTMACLGLLAWQQTACAKNPDNQLERPTCDMSSFMVLGDSIAFGYMAGYTGADGDPLPQVSPELVVHAWPKLVADQAGVEMGLTFYTNTPDNLSVPGYALNDMTVPYSSLLAANEVTKYVLGGYAAISGEDPSPLQVLLTENPSTAAVMIGNNDILGAAIYANSALKTPVNAFTAMYSNLVAELAAAPDRAVVTATIPDVSAIPFLLSAPQAFDGEEIPAGIASNEDGTAYAIQESDYITLQGMEKLKHSLPLIKCPGSATPSLACVGDILTEDELEEISAHTEAFNNAIRAIADHYDNVAIMAFDKLFRQLSRHGIVIQGRKYTLEYDGGLISKDGIHPTKLGHGVIANKIIQTLNSRFGADIPKLVLNTLAAEEELAEGSLPLPASFDSQAFEHARKMFRKNDRE; this is encoded by the coding sequence ATGAGAAAAGCAACAAGAAAGACCCTAAGGCGACTCTTGACCATGGCCTGTCTCGGCCTGCTTGCCTGGCAGCAGACCGCCTGTGCCAAGAACCCTGACAACCAGCTAGAGCGCCCGACCTGCGATATGTCCTCTTTCATGGTCCTGGGCGACTCCATCGCCTTCGGCTATATGGCTGGCTACACCGGAGCGGATGGCGACCCACTGCCCCAGGTCAGTCCAGAATTGGTCGTCCACGCCTGGCCCAAGCTGGTTGCTGACCAAGCCGGGGTGGAGATGGGCCTGACCTTTTACACGAACACACCAGACAACCTGTCCGTGCCCGGGTACGCCTTAAACGATATGACAGTCCCCTACTCCAGCCTGCTGGCCGCGAATGAGGTTACCAAATATGTCCTGGGCGGCTATGCTGCCATCTCTGGAGAGGACCCATCGCCACTCCAGGTCCTCTTGACAGAGAACCCCAGTACCGCAGCAGTCATGATCGGCAATAACGATATCCTGGGTGCAGCCATCTATGCCAACTCGGCCTTAAAAACACCGGTGAACGCCTTCACGGCCATGTACAGCAATCTGGTTGCAGAGCTGGCCGCTGCTCCAGACAGAGCAGTGGTGACGGCAACCATCCCTGATGTCTCTGCTATCCCCTTTCTGCTCTCTGCACCCCAGGCCTTTGACGGGGAGGAGATCCCGGCAGGCATAGCCAGCAATGAAGACGGGACAGCCTATGCCATCCAGGAGAGCGACTATATCACCCTGCAAGGGATGGAGAAACTCAAGCACAGTCTCCCCCTGATCAAATGCCCTGGTTCAGCAACACCTTCACTGGCCTGTGTTGGCGATATCCTGACGGAGGATGAGCTTGAGGAGATCAGTGCCCACACAGAGGCCTTTAATAACGCCATCAGAGCGATTGCTGACCACTATGATAATGTCGCGATTATGGCCTTTGACAAACTCTTTCGCCAACTGAGCAGGCATGGGATTGTTATTCAGGGCAGGAAGTATACCCTGGAATATGATGGCGGTCTGATCAGCAAAGACGGTATCCACCCAACCAAATTGGGGCATGGCGTGATCGCCAACAAGATCATCCAGACCCTGAACAGCAGGTTTGGCGCTGACATCCCTAAGCTGGTACTCAATACCCTGGCTGCTGAGGAGGAACTGGCAGAAGGGAGTCTTCCCCTGCCCGCCTCATTCGACAGCCAGGCCTTTGAACATGCCCGCAAGATGTTCCGTAAGAATGACAGAGAATAA
- a CDS encoding alpha-amylase family glycosyl hydrolase, with translation MTLFHILSQQPAPRLWVWRDRQAGAPHELAYDAQARGNDDQGFRIFHALLDHQLHQPAHMQLYSDNWAWQDCRRDLPRGKDYRFPQQVWMAEGAARVLTNNPFADRGHKQVRIHLITAEKYKEGQLYIWLPGKEGRSVPPTGRDRHGPIYSLELQQEEQQMFLFKFMDRQGRYEPDYANRLWVTQDGQEIWVHSQAAAISRAAPVKKPLVIHVLQQDLLAPAQLHLWQADSDFVTTIAEGREQADGWVRFEHPVYSGRPYRFMLYNPGMQDPWEDKEARRTVLLAEDGVAWALHGDGSRTALGKEGVWTLEGDHELFASLPRPDKEICLEIAAQAPDSPQGGSLTLDVWVNRARSPLLTNLQPAADGRFRFPTYPEVVTSFRFSSGEESEALERHCIKVSRDAGPPSSYSVVLGRADILAAPPVSDLFRDPPFPIERPGAWVTDGQLRFALHCPSAACVEVIGQWTDWEAEPLPMRSTLDGTYWWTEISQTELTGAGSSPLHGMLYKFRLNQVREVQDPAADWVENSHPDSASKLVDHQHFSWSTDAWQRPGWQYLNIYQLHPSLFSQRAGARGLAAVTRELTDPDGYLRKIKATALLLMPTCEFAGDYGWGYNPSFFYSVESAYGGPDALKGLVDACHQQSKAVLLDVVFNHAGASDNVLWSVADQSFFDGDTDWGPMINFDHPQVLHFFERNLVHFMENYRIDGFRFDFTRIIRFGHQWGSHVKSPGSGGGWEFLQRLRKAVHAMDSRCLLMAENLPNDWDLSHPGGPMDTQWCDAFHDRLVEACRGWQVMGSLADTIKLSHTACARWHEATIYAESHDEVGNEPNRISHVAGLGQGMRRSKVAAAATLLGRGIPLAFMGAEVGEWRQFPKGDGPALDLDQYENNQTACCLRNWWNRLAEIRRHNPRLEGPSPLRVTFAQAGMLAFTRGEGNDLFILLNFSPWAGWRPLVELHLPEGLYKELVNSTWAPYRVHSEGEDEQDNGGWDAQLDRGKWLHIPDYAVVVLERH, from the coding sequence ATGACCCTCTTCCACATCTTGAGCCAACAGCCAGCACCACGTCTGTGGGTCTGGCGTGATCGTCAGGCAGGAGCTCCCCACGAACTGGCCTATGACGCCCAGGCCCGTGGAAACGATGACCAGGGCTTCCGGATCTTCCACGCCCTGCTTGATCACCAGCTCCACCAGCCCGCCCATATGCAACTGTACAGCGATAACTGGGCCTGGCAGGACTGCCGCAGGGACCTCCCCCGGGGCAAGGACTATCGTTTCCCCCAGCAGGTCTGGATGGCCGAAGGGGCGGCACGGGTGCTTACCAACAACCCCTTTGCCGACAGGGGCCACAAGCAGGTTCGCATCCACCTCATCACAGCAGAGAAATACAAGGAGGGGCAACTATATATCTGGCTTCCAGGCAAGGAGGGGCGCTCTGTGCCACCCACAGGACGAGACAGACACGGCCCTATCTACTCGCTTGAGCTGCAGCAAGAGGAACAACAGATGTTCCTCTTTAAGTTTATGGACAGGCAGGGCAGATATGAACCTGATTATGCCAATCGTCTCTGGGTCACCCAGGACGGGCAAGAGATCTGGGTCCATAGCCAGGCCGCTGCCATCAGCAGGGCAGCGCCGGTCAAGAAGCCCCTGGTCATCCATGTCCTGCAACAGGACCTGCTCGCCCCTGCCCAGCTCCATCTCTGGCAGGCGGACTCAGACTTTGTCACCACCATTGCAGAGGGCAGAGAACAAGCGGACGGCTGGGTCCGCTTTGAACACCCTGTCTACAGCGGCCGCCCCTACCGCTTCATGCTCTACAACCCAGGCATGCAGGATCCCTGGGAGGATAAAGAGGCAAGACGTACGGTCCTGTTGGCAGAGGATGGGGTGGCCTGGGCCCTTCATGGCGACGGCAGCAGGACTGCGCTGGGCAAAGAGGGCGTCTGGACCCTGGAAGGTGATCACGAGCTCTTTGCCAGCCTCCCTCGTCCAGATAAGGAGATCTGCCTGGAGATAGCGGCCCAGGCCCCAGACTCACCCCAGGGAGGGTCCCTGACCCTGGATGTCTGGGTCAACAGAGCACGATCGCCCTTGTTGACCAACCTTCAGCCAGCTGCGGACGGTCGCTTTCGCTTCCCCACCTATCCCGAGGTGGTGACCTCGTTTCGCTTCTCTTCAGGAGAGGAGAGCGAGGCCCTTGAGCGGCACTGCATCAAGGTGAGCAGGGATGCAGGCCCTCCCTCCTCTTATTCTGTGGTCCTGGGTCGGGCCGATATCCTTGCAGCGCCGCCGGTGAGCGATCTCTTCCGTGACCCACCCTTCCCTATCGAGCGACCAGGCGCCTGGGTGACTGACGGCCAGCTCCGCTTTGCCCTCCACTGCCCCAGCGCGGCCTGCGTCGAGGTCATCGGCCAATGGACCGACTGGGAGGCAGAACCGCTCCCCATGCGTTCCACCCTGGACGGGACCTATTGGTGGACCGAGATATCGCAGACAGAACTGACCGGAGCAGGGAGCAGTCCCCTGCACGGTATGCTCTATAAGTTTCGCCTCAATCAGGTCAGGGAGGTACAAGACCCGGCAGCCGACTGGGTGGAAAACTCACATCCAGACAGTGCCTCCAAGCTGGTAGATCATCAGCACTTCTCCTGGAGCACGGACGCATGGCAACGACCGGGTTGGCAATACCTCAATATCTACCAGCTCCACCCCTCGCTCTTCAGTCAACGGGCCGGGGCCCGAGGGCTGGCCGCAGTGACCCGAGAGCTCACAGACCCGGACGGCTACCTCCGTAAGATCAAGGCAACGGCCCTGCTCCTCATGCCCACCTGCGAGTTTGCTGGCGATTATGGCTGGGGCTATAACCCCTCCTTTTTCTACTCCGTGGAATCTGCCTATGGCGGCCCAGACGCTCTCAAGGGCCTGGTCGATGCCTGCCACCAACAGAGCAAGGCGGTGTTGCTGGATGTGGTCTTTAACCATGCCGGGGCCTCGGATAATGTCCTCTGGAGCGTGGCTGACCAGAGCTTCTTTGACGGCGATACAGACTGGGGCCCGATGATCAACTTTGACCATCCCCAGGTCCTGCATTTCTTTGAGCGTAACCTGGTCCACTTCATGGAAAACTACCGGATTGATGGCTTTCGCTTTGACTTTACCCGGATTATCCGCTTTGGCCACCAGTGGGGCTCCCACGTCAAAAGTCCGGGCTCAGGTGGGGGCTGGGAATTCCTCCAAAGACTGCGCAAGGCCGTTCACGCCATGGATAGCCGCTGCCTGCTCATGGCAGAGAACCTGCCCAATGACTGGGATCTCAGCCATCCCGGAGGGCCTATGGACACGCAATGGTGCGATGCCTTTCATGACCGGCTTGTTGAGGCCTGCCGGGGCTGGCAGGTCATGGGAAGCCTGGCCGATACCATAAAGCTCAGCCATACGGCCTGCGCACGTTGGCACGAGGCCACTATCTATGCGGAAAGTCACGACGAGGTGGGCAATGAACCCAACCGGATAAGCCATGTGGCTGGCCTTGGGCAAGGGATGCGGCGAAGCAAGGTGGCAGCAGCAGCAACCCTGCTGGGCCGGGGGATCCCGCTTGCCTTTATGGGGGCAGAGGTGGGCGAATGGCGCCAATTCCCCAAAGGAGATGGCCCGGCTCTGGACCTTGATCAGTATGAAAACAACCAAACAGCCTGCTGCCTGCGCAACTGGTGGAACCGCCTTGCAGAGATCCGTCGCCACAACCCGCGCCTGGAAGGGCCTTCACCGCTCCGGGTCACCTTTGCCCAGGCGGGCATGCTGGCCTTTACCCGCGGCGAGGGCAACGACCTCTTCATCCTGCTCAACTTCAGCCCTTGGGCAGGATGGCGTCCCCTGGTGGAGCTGCACCTGCCAGAGGGCCTATATAAAGAACTGGTCAACTCAACCTGGGCTCCCTATCGGGTCCATAGCGAGGGAGAGGACGAACAGGACAATGGCGGCTGGGATGCGCAGCTCGATCGAGGAAAATGGCTCCATATCCCTGACTACGCTGTTGTGGTGTTGGAGCGACATTAA
- a CDS encoding 4Fe-4S binding protein produces the protein MLEIKIDKDKCTQCMECIEVCPEGVLELVGSWPSHVYTDKCKGCATCLNMCPEDAISVVG, from the coding sequence ATGCTGGAAATAAAGATAGATAAGGATAAATGCACCCAATGTATGGAGTGCATAGAGGTGTGCCCGGAAGGGGTGCTGGAGCTGGTTGGGAGTTGGCCGTCCCATGTCTACACCGACAAATGCAAGGGCTGTGCAACCTGCCTCAACATGTGCCCGGAAGACGCAATCAGTGTTGTTGGATAA
- a CDS encoding amidohydrolase family protein yields the protein MMDKRRYILAGRLIDGSGAPVRRNILLEIQDGIIISCQPATAFPGDAVGDDLSHCTLVPALVDCTVALLQSPSVGERSLSLAENRIEEQGDIPKDMLGRHIQYCFAHGVLGVVAQDKSGLVQECQRRSEQADGIVLRTAHAGADADFLRISYSADIEEAASVSLQLDHDHLCRILSKRGEKKAIVVANGPQQVAQALEAGCDALEQGYGMGETNLIRMAAEDVLWIPNVVRAKNALDASSSGGSVCCRFSTRYVAPGEPVPGAEAFWKKVLADQLAQLRLARELGVQIAVGTGAGSIGILHGESVVEEIKLLLKAGFSLEESIQCASTNGAAFFGMEELGQLGVGQRATFLLTRGTVGQLPRKLSYLEGVYIDGMPSAAYSK from the coding sequence ATGATGGATAAAAGAAGATACATCCTTGCAGGACGTTTGATCGATGGCAGCGGCGCGCCCGTACGTCGGAATATCCTGCTGGAGATTCAGGACGGTATTATTATCTCTTGTCAACCGGCAACAGCTTTCCCTGGTGATGCCGTCGGCGATGACCTCTCCCATTGTACCCTTGTGCCTGCCTTGGTGGATTGTACGGTTGCCCTGTTGCAATCCCCCTCTGTGGGCGAGAGAAGTCTCTCTTTAGCGGAAAACAGGATTGAGGAGCAGGGGGATATCCCAAAGGATATGTTGGGACGGCACATCCAATACTGCTTTGCCCACGGGGTCCTGGGGGTGGTTGCCCAGGACAAGAGTGGGCTTGTGCAAGAGTGTCAAAGAAGAAGCGAGCAGGCAGACGGGATCGTGCTTCGAACAGCCCATGCTGGTGCAGATGCTGATTTCCTTAGGATTAGCTATTCCGCCGATATTGAAGAGGCGGCCAGTGTCTCCCTCCAGCTGGACCACGACCATCTCTGTCGCATTTTGAGCAAACGAGGGGAGAAAAAGGCGATTGTGGTGGCCAATGGCCCGCAGCAGGTGGCCCAGGCCCTGGAGGCAGGCTGCGATGCTCTTGAGCAGGGCTATGGAATGGGCGAGACCAACCTGATAAGGATGGCGGCAGAGGATGTGCTGTGGATCCCTAATGTGGTGCGGGCCAAGAATGCCCTGGATGCCTCCAGTAGCGGTGGCTCGGTCTGTTGCCGATTCTCCACCCGTTATGTGGCGCCAGGCGAGCCGGTTCCCGGCGCAGAGGCCTTTTGGAAAAAGGTCCTTGCCGACCAACTGGCCCAGCTGCGCCTTGCCCGAGAGCTGGGGGTGCAGATTGCTGTGGGTACTGGTGCAGGCAGCATCGGCATCCTCCATGGTGAGTCTGTGGTTGAAGAGATAAAGCTGTTGCTCAAGGCAGGCTTTTCACTGGAAGAGAGCATCCAATGCGCCTCAACAAATGGCGCGGCATTCTTTGGGATGGAGGAGCTGGGCCAGCTTGGTGTCGGCCAAAGGGCCACCTTTCTCCTTACCAGGGGCACGGTAGGACAGTTGCCGAGAAAGCTCTCTTATCTGGAGGGGGTCTATATTGACGGGATGCCCAGTGCCGCCTATAGTAAGTAA
- a CDS encoding PAS domain-containing sensor histidine kinase: protein MMNQDQLNSFIIAELPLALFVVDGAYKIIEFNPAAERIIGVQRQEVLGCSCSEVLSSDLCKYHCPLQESMLAGEPCLGREAIIRTRSGEEIPIILSGRAIKDNLGELLCCIEIFRDATDTKELAAHKRNLISLFTHDLKAPVMITGGFINRLLEGKAGPLNDKQVGYLQIIQKELKLQEEYIQSFLDTSRIESGRIELELQPCDLGRLLKDIVTGFKVQASLKRIDIELELPQELGQTYLDKLHFGRVISNLLDNAIKYSQGETLVQVLVRQTERHVIFEVRDQGPGISLHNQPHIFDHYYRPARHCCQQAKGSGLGLAAVKAIVEAHAGSVWLQSVPGKGCSFFVSLPK from the coding sequence ATGATGAATCAAGATCAGCTGAACAGTTTTATTATTGCTGAGTTGCCGCTTGCTCTTTTTGTTGTGGATGGTGCGTATAAGATCATTGAATTCAATCCCGCTGCTGAGAGGATCATCGGGGTGCAGCGGCAGGAGGTCCTGGGCTGCTCCTGTTCCGAGGTGCTCTCCTCTGATCTCTGTAAATATCACTGTCCGCTCCAGGAAAGCATGCTTGCCGGGGAACCCTGTCTCGGCAGGGAGGCGATTATTCGGACCCGCAGCGGGGAAGAAATTCCTATTATCTTGTCTGGTCGTGCCATCAAAGATAACCTGGGAGAACTGCTCTGCTGCATAGAGATATTTCGGGATGCAACGGACACCAAGGAGCTCGCTGCCCATAAACGCAACCTGATCTCTCTCTTTACCCATGATCTTAAGGCTCCGGTCATGATCACCGGCGGTTTTATAAATCGTCTCTTAGAGGGCAAGGCTGGGCCGCTGAATGACAAACAGGTTGGTTATCTCCAGATTATCCAAAAGGAACTCAAACTCCAGGAAGAGTATATCCAATCCTTTCTTGATACCTCCAGAATTGAGTCTGGTCGGATAGAGTTGGAGCTGCAACCCTGCGACCTTGGGCGTCTGCTCAAGGATATTGTCACGGGTTTTAAGGTGCAGGCCTCCTTGAAACGGATCGATATTGAGCTAGAGCTCCCGCAGGAACTGGGGCAAACCTATCTTGATAAATTGCATTTTGGTCGGGTGATTTCCAATCTGCTCGATAATGCGATTAAGTATTCCCAGGGCGAGACCCTGGTCCAGGTGCTGGTTCGTCAGACGGAACGGCATGTTATCTTTGAGGTCAGGGATCAGGGGCCAGGGATTTCTTTGCATAATCAGCCCCATATTTTTGATCATTATTATCGTCCTGCCCGGCATTGCTGCCAGCAGGCCAAAGGGAGTGGTCTGGGGCTGGCAGCGGTGAAGGCCATTGTTGAGGCCCATGCAGGCTCGGTCTGGCTGCAGAGTGTTCCTGGTAAGGGGTGTTCCTTTTTTGTTTCCCTGCCTAAATAA
- the mutL gene encoding DNA mismatch repair endonuclease MutL, giving the protein MSKIRVLSDHLANQIAAGEVVERPASVAKELLENALDAGADRVNMQVEGDGTRLIRVMDNGVGMDQDDVLLCLERHATSKLSEEGQLAAITTLGFRGEALPSIGSVSRMSLLSRLHTADIGTRAEVRYGTLHDLHEDGCACGTIIEVRNLFGNLPARKKFLKSKRTELFHIEEVIRNQALAHPDCAFSLEVDGRKTIAFAAAEQEQRVRDVFRYSGRMLDIASTEQQNALALNGFLLLPDTLSTARLRILVNNRPVQDRMIRYAVAEGLKGLLMKGQQPAGALLLGLDPQQVDINVHPAKREIRFRRPNEVRRFLVRTVSEAVLRYQEARRSELFSPATTVSSASTFVQPDEQGQGPSFSSFSSESQGQGGEKGQGRPLSSSSQGRQAEQQTYRAEPLSFLSVADGGGKERERYGRGGEREEQDALISKQSGQQSDQAGDPQINLQAEQSLGYSGLRLIGQFLNLYLLCEHDEQLVVIDQHAAHERILYQQLRTAYEQRAVAVQHLLFPVTVELGPDHAEILEQEAEAVASLGLRVAFFGDTTWVVKGVPAMVGKVAPQEVLFDILDGLADRSGSSRLETVPECVDKLLASMACKAAIKSGNPLQPEEMLALLRQMEGSAFFSHCPHGRPVLKTFSRADVEKWFRRS; this is encoded by the coding sequence ATGTCCAAAATACGCGTTCTCTCCGATCATCTTGCGAACCAGATCGCTGCTGGTGAGGTTGTCGAACGACCGGCCTCAGTGGCCAAGGAACTCCTGGAAAATGCCCTTGATGCGGGGGCTGATCGCGTCAATATGCAGGTGGAAGGCGATGGTACCCGGCTTATCCGGGTTATGGATAACGGGGTTGGCATGGATCAGGACGATGTGCTGCTCTGTCTTGAGCGCCATGCGACCTCAAAGTTGAGCGAAGAAGGGCAACTGGCAGCAATTACGACCTTGGGCTTCCGGGGAGAGGCCCTGCCCAGTATCGGTTCGGTCTCCCGAATGTCTCTCCTCTCCCGTCTCCACACAGCTGATATTGGTACCAGGGCAGAGGTTCGTTACGGTACCCTGCATGATCTTCATGAGGACGGCTGTGCCTGCGGCACCATCATTGAGGTCCGCAATCTCTTTGGCAATCTGCCTGCCCGCAAGAAATTCTTAAAGAGCAAGCGAACAGAGCTCTTTCATATTGAAGAGGTTATTCGTAACCAGGCCCTTGCCCATCCTGATTGCGCCTTTTCCCTTGAGGTGGACGGACGCAAGACCATTGCCTTTGCAGCAGCAGAGCAAGAGCAGCGCGTCCGTGATGTTTTTCGTTACTCTGGGAGAATGCTTGATATTGCCTCTACTGAGCAACAGAACGCCCTCGCGCTCAACGGCTTTCTTCTCCTTCCTGATACGCTGTCCACGGCACGCCTCCGTATCCTGGTAAATAATCGTCCGGTGCAGGACCGTATGATTCGCTATGCGGTTGCCGAAGGGCTGAAAGGCCTGCTCATGAAGGGGCAACAACCTGCTGGTGCCTTGTTGCTGGGGCTTGATCCACAGCAGGTTGACATCAATGTCCACCCGGCCAAGCGGGAGATTCGCTTCCGCAGGCCCAATGAGGTGCGGCGCTTTCTCGTGCGTACGGTTTCTGAGGCCGTGTTGCGATATCAGGAGGCGAGGCGTTCCGAGCTCTTTAGCCCGGCAACAACAGTCTCCAGCGCCTCGACCTTTGTCCAACCGGATGAGCAGGGACAGGGGCCATCTTTCTCTTCTTTCTCGTCTGAATCCCAAGGGCAGGGTGGAGAGAAAGGGCAAGGCAGGCCTCTCTCCTCCTCCAGCCAGGGACGCCAAGCAGAGCAACAGACATACCGTGCTGAGCCCTTGTCTTTTTTATCGGTCGCCGATGGTGGCGGGAAAGAACGCGAAAGGTATGGTCGGGGAGGGGAAAGAGAAGAACAGGATGCTTTGATAAGCAAACAGTCTGGCCAGCAGTCTGACCAAGCAGGCGACCCGCAGATTAATCTACAGGCCGAGCAATCGCTCGGGTATAGTGGCCTGAGATTGATCGGCCAGTTCCTTAACCTCTATCTTCTCTGTGAGCATGATGAACAGCTCGTGGTGATTGATCAACATGCAGCCCATGAGCGTATCCTGTACCAGCAGCTCCGTACAGCCTATGAGCAACGAGCCGTTGCGGTGCAGCATCTGCTCTTCCCGGTGACCGTAGAGTTGGGGCCTGATCATGCTGAGATCTTGGAGCAGGAAGCAGAGGCGGTCGCTTCCTTAGGGCTCAGAGTTGCCTTCTTCGGTGATACCACCTGGGTCGTCAAAGGGGTCCCGGCGATGGTGGGCAAGGTCGCACCCCAGGAAGTGCTGTTTGATATCCTTGACGGACTGGCGGACCGTTCGGGGTCTTCTCGCTTGGAGACGGTGCCGGAATGTGTCGATAAGCTGTTGGCCTCTATGGCTTGTAAGGCGGCAATCAAATCAGGGAATCCCTTGCAGCCCGAGGAGATGTTGGCCCTTCTTCGTCAGATGGAAGGGAGCGCGTTCTTTTCTCACTGTCCTCATGGGAGGCCGGTTCTGAAGACCTTTTCCCGCGCTGATGTGGAAAAATGGTTTAGAAGGAGTTGA
- a CDS encoding ferritin-like domain-containing protein, whose amino-acid sequence MNASGTAKKWTKELVQQHAQVAVAVELYTLPLYITAMGSIKEEHCEAVQIIRSVIIEEILHLQLAANLCLALDTSPNFSPPQYGSDIPYLCPYNPETGECGFLNATLGPLDDTTLDTMLDIETPEQAQLRQDVDHTQPKYPYHSIGEMYDALIIGINRVGIKQFSWQTNHQQRHWGKQNFCQIIDSYSKAQDAVQAIINQGEGHIFSEDIAPPPWTEKDFPVPPYYRFEPYPEAPNPYNGYSHFGRFIKIKNNGLPDIYSGTEQPDHPINKPLQKNFLQLILMLETLWRDGGVHIGGADALRTVITKVMQEIFANTQACWQAGVIPHWFDLPLGDVQQKSV is encoded by the coding sequence ATGAATGCATCAGGAACTGCAAAAAAATGGACAAAGGAACTTGTTCAACAACATGCTCAAGTCGCCGTCGCTGTGGAATTGTACACCTTGCCCTTGTACATTACGGCAATGGGTTCCATCAAAGAAGAGCATTGCGAAGCCGTGCAAATTATCCGCAGTGTTATTATTGAGGAGATACTGCACCTGCAACTGGCAGCCAATCTCTGCCTTGCCCTGGACACCTCTCCCAATTTCAGCCCTCCTCAGTACGGGTCAGACATCCCGTATCTCTGTCCGTATAATCCAGAAACCGGGGAATGCGGTTTCCTCAATGCGACCTTGGGGCCCTTGGACGATACAACCCTTGACACGATGTTGGATATTGAGACCCCTGAGCAGGCACAGCTCCGTCAGGATGTAGACCATACCCAGCCCAAATATCCCTACCACTCCATTGGTGAAATGTACGATGCCCTGATCATCGGCATCAACAGGGTCGGTATAAAACAATTCAGCTGGCAGACCAACCACCAGCAGCGCCATTGGGGAAAACAAAATTTTTGTCAAATTATCGACAGCTATTCCAAAGCCCAGGATGCGGTTCAGGCTATTATTAATCAGGGTGAAGGGCATATCTTCAGTGAAGACATAGCGCCTCCTCCCTGGACAGAAAAGGACTTCCCGGTTCCTCCTTACTACCGTTTTGAGCCTTATCCCGAAGCACCCAATCCGTATAACGGTTACTCTCATTTTGGCCGTTTTATCAAAATAAAAAACAACGGTCTTCCCGACATCTACTCTGGAACCGAGCAGCCAGATCATCCGATCAATAAACCGTTGCAAAAAAATTTCTTACAACTGATCCTTATGCTTGAGACTCTCTGGAGAGACGGCGGCGTGCATATCGGCGGCGCTGATGCCTTACGAACAGTCATCACTAAGGTTATGCAAGAGATCTTTGCCAATACCCAGGCATGTTGGCAGGCCGGAGTCATTCCCCACTGGTTTGATCTTCCGCTTGGCGACGTACAGCAAAAAAGCGTATAA